A stretch of Candidatus Sphingomonas phytovorans DNA encodes these proteins:
- a CDS encoding histidine kinase dimerization/phospho-acceptor domain-containing protein, producing MRFDDSLETVLSADMSTPFGAQSAWRQLVDLIGRRRVPPGISAIAKLKAIRRHVPPPIRAASARGLAFADPPAALVQLFAEDDPVIAAPVLRTARLRADEWIAMLSGMSPAARSILRHRRDLPPAVSRALEGFGSVDFVLSAGTAAAPDERRAGTPAAPVEVKIPPAVEIPGIEAGEAESADVESDAAEAGGVEVPEVETEEVETGEVETGAIGDEGYPPAEAKEATIDWTDVLGPLPANEPESAILHVTAPKPEQAMPEPEVTESRTEEPRLVAQPRDVVVKPVVEARLIAPPESTFVSFASVALGLPVVAEAFRQTGDAGESIEPPQPAEAAESFEPAEIQESAEIPERVETSGPVEALASETCETVVPQRVASEQAGPAPVAEVIEIAKLQPPPAEAASGMFQIAELVARIDAWQRQRDESPAAPIQSEIQPELFEFESVQAQSFRFETDASGVVRWIEGAARAPLIGLSLDLAALPGGSRVDGAAAGAFRRRAGFANARLVVDGESDAAGHWRITGIPVFDRESGRFTGYRGTARRPRPDETAEPRPNRNPASDALRQLVHELRTPTNAIAGFAEMIETQMLGPVPQVYRTYATDIRNQAGSLLTAIDDIDMAARIDSKALDLRPGEVSLVPLLKRIADDLAPLATLRGTVIDVYAGDRELAIAGDDRAVERLIGRLMATLVASGGRDERIGIAATLEADSVVAIVFDRPAALAAYGGDSLLTIDAETEAERDGAPLLGTGFALRLARNLAAELCGTLVIADKALTLRLPAAVIDSVEQVSSN from the coding sequence TTGCGCTTCGACGACAGTCTGGAAACGGTGCTCTCGGCAGACATGTCGACCCCGTTCGGCGCGCAATCGGCATGGCGGCAACTGGTCGACCTGATCGGCCGGCGACGCGTGCCCCCCGGTATCAGCGCGATTGCGAAACTCAAGGCGATTCGCCGGCATGTGCCGCCCCCGATCCGTGCGGCCAGCGCGCGGGGCCTGGCCTTTGCCGATCCGCCCGCGGCGCTCGTCCAGCTCTTCGCCGAAGACGATCCGGTGATCGCGGCGCCGGTGCTGCGCACCGCCCGCCTGCGCGCCGACGAATGGATCGCCATGCTATCCGGCATGTCGCCTGCGGCTCGATCGATCCTGCGCCATCGTCGCGACTTGCCGCCGGCGGTGAGTCGCGCGCTAGAGGGCTTCGGCAGCGTCGATTTCGTGCTGTCGGCTGGTACAGCAGCCGCGCCGGACGAGAGGCGCGCCGGGACGCCCGCGGCGCCGGTCGAGGTGAAAATCCCACCGGCGGTCGAGATACCCGGGATCGAGGCCGGAGAAGCCGAGTCAGCGGACGTCGAATCCGATGCGGCCGAGGCTGGCGGAGTCGAGGTCCCGGAAGTCGAGACTGAAGAGGTCGAGACTGGCGAGGTCGAGACTGGCGCAATCGGAGACGAGGGATATCCGCCGGCCGAGGCGAAAGAGGCGACGATCGACTGGACCGATGTGCTCGGCCCGCTCCCCGCCAACGAACCGGAGTCGGCGATCCTTCACGTCACGGCACCCAAGCCGGAACAGGCAATGCCTGAGCCGGAAGTCACGGAGTCGCGAACTGAGGAGCCGCGGCTTGTGGCCCAGCCACGGGACGTGGTTGTGAAGCCTGTCGTCGAAGCACGGTTGATCGCGCCGCCCGAATCCACCTTCGTCTCGTTTGCCAGCGTCGCACTCGGATTGCCGGTGGTGGCCGAGGCGTTTCGTCAGACCGGTGATGCGGGCGAATCGATTGAGCCACCCCAGCCTGCCGAGGCAGCAGAATCCTTCGAGCCTGCCGAAATTCAAGAGTCCGCTGAAATTCCCGAACGCGTCGAGACCTCCGGGCCAGTCGAGGCGCTCGCGTCGGAGACATGCGAGACAGTCGTCCCCCAGAGAGTCGCCTCCGAGCAAGCCGGCCCGGCGCCAGTCGCCGAAGTGATCGAGATCGCCAAGCTGCAGCCGCCGCCGGCCGAGGCAGCGTCGGGCATGTTCCAGATCGCCGAACTGGTCGCCCGGATCGACGCATGGCAGCGCCAGCGTGACGAATCGCCCGCGGCACCGATCCAGTCGGAAATCCAGCCCGAACTGTTCGAGTTCGAATCAGTCCAGGCGCAGAGTTTCCGCTTCGAAACCGATGCGTCGGGCGTCGTCCGCTGGATCGAGGGGGCTGCCCGCGCGCCGTTGATCGGGCTTTCGCTCGATCTCGCGGCGCTGCCGGGCGGGTCGCGCGTCGATGGCGCCGCAGCGGGTGCGTTCCGTCGTCGGGCAGGCTTCGCCAATGCTCGCCTCGTCGTCGATGGCGAGTCGGATGCGGCCGGCCATTGGCGAATCACCGGCATTCCGGTGTTCGATCGCGAGAGCGGCCGCTTCACGGGCTATCGCGGTACAGCCCGCCGCCCACGCCCAGACGAGACCGCCGAACCGCGCCCGAACCGCAACCCTGCATCCGACGCGCTACGCCAGCTCGTCCATGAGCTGCGTACCCCGACTAATGCGATCGCGGGCTTTGCCGAAATGATCGAAACGCAGATGCTCGGTCCTGTCCCGCAGGTATATCGCACTTATGCGACCGACATCCGCAATCAGGCGGGCAGCCTGCTGACGGCGATCGACGATATCGACATGGCGGCGCGGATCGATTCCAAGGCGCTCGACCTGCGCCCGGGGGAGGTGTCGCTGGTGCCGTTGCTGAAGCGGATTGCGGACGACCTCGCACCGCTGGCGACGCTGCGCGGCACCGTGATCGACGTTTATGCCGGCGACCGCGAGCTTGCCATCGCGGGTGACGACCGGGCGGTCGAGCGGCTGATCGGGCGGCTGATGGCGACTCTGGTCGCATCCGGTGGGCGGGACGAACGCATCGGGATCGCCGCTACCCTGGAGGCGGACAGCGTCGTCGCGATCGTGTTCGATCGCCCGGCCGCGCTCGCTGCTTATGGTGGCGACAGCCTGCTGACGATCGATGCTGAGACCGAAGCAGAGCGGGACGGTGCGCCCCTGCTCGGCACCGGCTTCGCCCTGCGGCTTGCCCGGAACCTTGCCGCCGAGCTGTGCGGTACTCTCGTCATTGCCGACAAAGCCTTGACTTTGCGCCTCCCGGCCGCCGTTATCGACAGCGTGGAGCAGGTTTCTTCAAACTGA
- a CDS encoding sigma-70 family RNA polymerase sigma factor, producing MERRASLLRYFTARVGEAEAEDLVQETWLRVASQPANDDVRNPAAYLYRLCGNVMLDRLRQERTRAARDAEWRRVNRTVVTSGEEVCEGVPADEVLIARDRLRRLRDALADLPEAVQRTFRMHKLEGLSHSEVAAQLGVSRSLVEKHMMRALKHLVARVG from the coding sequence ATGGAGCGCAGGGCGAGCTTGCTGCGCTATTTCACGGCGCGGGTGGGCGAGGCCGAGGCCGAAGATCTGGTGCAGGAAACCTGGCTTCGCGTGGCATCCCAGCCCGCCAATGACGACGTCCGCAATCCCGCCGCCTATCTTTACCGGCTTTGCGGCAATGTGATGCTCGACCGGTTGCGCCAGGAACGCACCCGCGCTGCCCGCGATGCTGAATGGCGCCGGGTGAATCGCACCGTCGTCACGAGCGGCGAGGAAGTATGCGAGGGTGTCCCGGCCGACGAGGTGCTGATCGCGCGCGATCGGCTGCGCCGGCTTCGCGACGCGCTTGCCGACCTGCCCGAGGCGGTCCAGCGAACCTTTCGAATGCACAAGCTCGAAGGATTGTCGCACAGCGAGGTGGCCGCGCAGCTCGGCGTGTCGCGCAGCCTCGTCGAGAAACACATGATGCGCGCGCTCAAGCATCTCGTCGCGAGGGTTGGGTGA
- a CDS encoding TonB-dependent receptor yields the protein MSRFVAGGFLFAIISAAATPAEAADRDRITLNIPAGRLVDAIVAMGRQAGVNVATTVSGINGMRSKGVRGKLTIEAAFTRLLAGTGLVATRIGPGAFRIERPSPSRPRLPARPKPVIQPPVSPPPAEEPTDIVVTAGKQRNPLDLYPGAAEVVWFDTPRLRYAGARGTGALVDELPVLTSTSLGPGREKLFLRGIADSSFSGASQATVGQYLGEVQLNYNAPDPDLSLYDMERVEILQGPQGTLYGAGSLGGVVRLVPHQAKPGIWEGSVQAAVGATWHGGTGGDAAGVVNVPLWQGAAVRVLGYGSWSPGYIDDLQRGLKDVNDTRKLGARGSFFFEPGDHWSVELGGAFQSTRNGDAQYTEGTGRPLSRATSIAEPSESRFYLGQITVRKLWDDGKELVGSIGLVRNQQVTVYDASKLTGVEATEADSLNMAYLLTTEARLSRLRADGTGWVIGAHITSSDDQLLYLIGKDETLNFLRGIRSYVLDTAVFGQATVDVAPRLQVTVGGRLSAIRLRGFEILPTRDELKLDYVTNDRDTVVFAPGVAMTWRANAAMTGYLRYQRGYRVGGFAVVPFGEAGDAGQVGVSGFRPDTLDVIEGGIRFGAHGHGLSGNVSVSAARWRNIQADLTGPDGPFTANVGDGHVNGLEFNANWQARKGINLSGGIFLAESNLDKPARDIEITRRQKLPNVPAVTARLAADYRKIFPSGRTLTVGVGLRYVSRSWVGVGPLLRVPQGNFLQTSALAEYRIGRYKMFVDMRNLLDSRGNRFSVGNLLQTGNLDQRTPLEPRSIRVGIAAGF from the coding sequence GTGTCACGGTTTGTCGCGGGCGGTTTCCTCTTTGCCATCATTTCGGCTGCGGCGACTCCGGCCGAGGCCGCTGACCGTGACAGGATCACCCTCAATATTCCCGCCGGTCGGCTGGTGGATGCGATTGTCGCGATGGGCCGGCAAGCGGGCGTGAATGTCGCGACGACGGTTTCCGGCATCAATGGCATGCGAAGCAAAGGCGTCAGGGGCAAGCTGACGATCGAGGCAGCGTTCACGCGGCTTCTGGCCGGGACGGGGCTCGTCGCAACGCGGATCGGGCCCGGTGCGTTCAGGATAGAGCGCCCATCGCCATCGCGACCCCGGCTCCCCGCCCGCCCGAAACCCGTTATTCAGCCGCCCGTCTCGCCACCGCCCGCGGAGGAGCCGACTGATATCGTCGTCACCGCCGGAAAGCAGCGCAACCCGCTGGATCTCTATCCCGGCGCGGCGGAGGTGGTGTGGTTCGATACGCCACGCCTGCGCTATGCGGGCGCACGTGGCACGGGAGCGCTGGTCGACGAACTGCCAGTGCTTACCTCGACCAGCCTCGGCCCCGGTCGCGAGAAGCTTTTCCTCCGCGGCATCGCCGACAGCAGTTTCTCGGGCGCCAGTCAGGCGACGGTGGGACAATATCTGGGCGAGGTGCAGCTGAACTACAACGCGCCCGATCCGGATCTCAGCCTCTACGATATGGAACGCGTCGAGATACTCCAGGGGCCGCAGGGAACGCTCTACGGCGCGGGCTCGCTGGGTGGCGTGGTCCGGCTCGTCCCGCATCAGGCGAAGCCGGGTATCTGGGAAGGCAGCGTCCAAGCGGCAGTGGGCGCGACATGGCATGGCGGCACGGGAGGCGATGCCGCGGGCGTGGTCAACGTCCCGCTCTGGCAAGGTGCCGCGGTTCGCGTGCTCGGCTATGGCAGCTGGTCGCCCGGCTATATCGACGATCTGCAGCGCGGCCTGAAGGACGTGAACGACACGCGAAAGCTCGGCGCGCGCGGCTCCTTTTTCTTCGAACCCGGCGATCACTGGTCGGTTGAACTCGGCGGCGCCTTTCAGTCGACCCGCAACGGCGATGCGCAATATACCGAAGGGACCGGGCGGCCATTGTCGCGCGCGACCTCGATCGCCGAACCTTCGGAAAGCCGCTTCTATCTGGGCCAGATCACCGTCCGCAAGCTGTGGGACGATGGCAAGGAACTGGTCGGCTCGATCGGGCTGGTACGCAATCAGCAGGTTACGGTCTATGACGCGAGCAAGCTTACCGGCGTCGAGGCCACCGAAGCGGATTCGCTCAACATGGCGTATCTGTTGACCACGGAGGCCCGCCTTTCCCGGCTCCGGGCGGACGGGACCGGGTGGGTGATCGGCGCGCATATCACCTCGAGCGACGATCAATTGCTCTATCTGATCGGCAAGGACGAAACGCTGAACTTCCTTCGGGGTATCCGCAGCTATGTGCTCGATACCGCGGTGTTCGGGCAGGCAACCGTCGATGTTGCGCCGCGGCTGCAGGTCACCGTCGGCGGTCGACTGTCAGCGATCCGGCTCCGCGGATTTGAGATATTGCCGACGCGCGATGAACTGAAATTGGACTACGTGACCAACGATCGCGACACTGTCGTGTTCGCGCCGGGCGTGGCGATGACCTGGCGAGCGAATGCGGCGATGACCGGCTATCTCCGCTATCAGCGCGGTTATCGCGTCGGCGGCTTCGCCGTCGTGCCGTTCGGCGAGGCTGGGGACGCAGGCCAGGTAGGCGTGTCCGGCTTCCGTCCCGATACGCTGGACGTCATCGAAGGGGGCATTCGGTTCGGCGCGCACGGCCATGGGCTGAGCGGCAATGTCAGCGTTTCCGCCGCGCGGTGGCGGAACATCCAAGCCGACCTCACCGGGCCGGACGGGCCGTTCACCGCCAATGTCGGCGACGGTCACGTCAACGGGCTGGAATTCAACGCGAACTGGCAGGCACGCAAGGGAATCAATCTTTCCGGCGGGATATTCCTCGCGGAAAGCAACCTCGACAAGCCCGCGCGGGACATCGAGATCACGCGTCGCCAGAAATTGCCCAATGTGCCCGCCGTCACGGCCCGGCTTGCGGCAGACTATCGCAAGATCTTTCCTTCCGGGCGGACGCTCACTGTCGGCGTCGGGTTGCGCTATGTGAGCCGGTCATGGGTCGGCGTGGGGCCGCTCCTCAGGGTGCCGCAGGGCAATTTCCTGCAGACCAGCGCCCTCGCCGAGTATCGTATCGGGCGATATAAAATGTTCGTCGACATGCGGAACCTGCTCGACAGTCGCGGAAACAGATTTTCGGTCGGGAATCTGCTTCAGACCGGCAATCTCGATCAGCGCACGCCGCTCGAACCGCGAAGCATCCGCGTCGGCATCGCCGCCGGTTTCTGA
- a CDS encoding polysaccharide deacetylase family protein: MPGYRVPPPPAADLIAWPEGFGTRFTIFVDTEEEFDWNAPLGRDTHGLSHVAAIPEAHRRFADRGVPLTYMVDYPIATDPQAIDMLSAVLADGVSAIGTQLHSWVNPPFDEALTPANSFAGNLPEALEAAKIDALTGAITAAFGAVPRAYRAGRYGIGPATFGLLAARGYVLDSSIRSAYRYSDEGGPDFGAIGNHAFRAGPGGAIIELPLTTVFTGFARRGGIGLYNALGRLPKGRGIFARTHLLSRVALTPEEMPLADALEAVAVAVGEGVRVLNFSFHSPSVAPGHTPYVRDAAGLRAFHHWWDRIFADLDRRGVAPASLREIIDTAALPPASALR, encoded by the coding sequence GTGCCGGGATACCGCGTCCCGCCACCACCCGCCGCCGACCTGATCGCCTGGCCTGAGGGTTTCGGTACGCGTTTCACGATCTTCGTCGATACCGAGGAGGAGTTCGACTGGAACGCGCCGCTCGGGCGGGATACCCATGGCCTGTCGCACGTGGCAGCGATCCCCGAGGCGCATCGGCGCTTCGCCGATCGGGGTGTCCCGCTGACCTATATGGTCGATTACCCGATCGCGACCGACCCGCAGGCGATCGACATGCTCAGTGCGGTGCTGGCCGACGGTGTCTCGGCAATCGGCACCCAGCTGCACTCCTGGGTCAATCCACCGTTCGACGAGGCGCTGACCCCAGCCAACAGCTTTGCCGGCAATCTCCCGGAGGCACTCGAAGCCGCCAAGATCGACGCACTGACCGGCGCGATCACGGCGGCGTTCGGCGCAGTCCCCCGCGCCTATCGCGCCGGGCGCTACGGCATCGGCCCCGCGACGTTCGGCCTTCTGGCGGCAAGGGGCTATGTGCTCGATAGTTCGATCCGGTCGGCCTATCGCTATTCGGACGAAGGCGGGCCCGATTTCGGCGCGATCGGCAATCATGCCTTCAGGGCAGGACCGGGCGGTGCGATCATCGAACTGCCGCTGACCACGGTCTTCACCGGCTTCGCCCGGCGCGGCGGGATCGGCCTGTACAATGCGCTTGGCCGGCTACCCAAGGGACGCGGCATCTTCGCCCGGACACATTTATTGTCGCGCGTCGCGCTGACGCCCGAGGAAATGCCGCTCGCCGATGCGCTGGAGGCGGTCGCGGTCGCGGTGGGAGAGGGGGTACGGGTGCTGAACTTTTCCTTCCATTCGCCATCCGTCGCGCCGGGGCATACGCCCTATGTCCGCGACGCAGCCGGGCTCAGGGCGTTTCATCATTGGTGGGACCGGATCTTCGCCGATCTGGACCGGCGCGGGGTTGCGCCTGCCTCACTTCGCGAAATCATCGACACGGCGGCCTTGCCACCGGCAAGTGCGCTCCGCTAA
- a CDS encoding SDR family NAD(P)-dependent oxidoreductase, with protein MQDPVGQNRVAIVTGAGSGIGRAVALALAEAGWRVVLAGRRRDALAGTAALSATPMLAVACDVTDAASVDALFDEAIAAFGRVDLLFNNAGVSAPSLPLDSLEVETIRSLLDVNILGSFLCARAAMRVMKRQEPRGGRIINNGSISADRPRPNSAPYTASKHAITGLTKSIALDGRPHRIAAGQIDVGNAVTGMSEAMGQGVPQADGGIRPEPRMDVAHVARAVVQMAALPLDANIPFMTIMATNMPLFGRG; from the coding sequence ATGCAGGATCCGGTCGGGCAGAATCGGGTGGCGATCGTGACCGGTGCGGGAAGCGGGATCGGCCGCGCCGTGGCGCTTGCCCTCGCTGAGGCCGGCTGGCGCGTGGTGCTGGCTGGCCGTCGTCGCGACGCCCTTGCCGGGACCGCGGCACTGAGCGCGACGCCAATGCTGGCCGTGGCGTGCGATGTGACCGACGCGGCGTCGGTCGATGCTCTGTTCGACGAGGCAATCGCGGCGTTCGGCCGGGTCGACCTGCTCTTCAACAATGCCGGCGTATCCGCCCCGTCATTGCCGCTGGACTCGCTTGAGGTCGAGACGATCCGGTCACTGCTCGACGTCAATATCCTGGGAAGCTTCCTGTGCGCCCGCGCGGCAATGCGGGTGATGAAGCGCCAGGAACCGCGGGGCGGGCGGATCATCAACAACGGATCGATCTCGGCTGACCGGCCGCGACCGAATTCAGCGCCCTATACGGCGAGCAAGCACGCCATCACCGGCCTGACCAAATCGATCGCGCTCGACGGCCGCCCGCATCGTATCGCAGCAGGGCAGATCGATGTCGGCAATGCGGTGACCGGGATGAGCGAGGCGATGGGGCAGGGCGTTCCCCAGGCCGATGGCGGCATCCGGCCTGAGCCGCGAATGGATGTCGCGCATGTCGCGCGCGCGGTCGTCCAGATGGCAGCGCTACCGCTCGACGCCAATATTCCCTTCATGACGATCATGGCGACCAACATGCCGTTGTTCGGGCGAGGGTGA
- a CDS encoding outer membrane beta-barrel protein, with translation MFSRSITGTTGAAALAFALAATLPTSAAFAQTEAEPGTYVVVRAGPQLDADLHMKGGDITSPSTFQKNTDFKTGLVGEIGLGYDLGGFRFEGTVGYDTAGANLEKLASKQMAASGRLKTLNLGISGYYDLNLGGGLRPYVGGGIGVARTTVNLSRISAVAPTAGTGSTLRGSDWGFRWHLDAGAGFSLSPATVLEVGARYSNVNRLSIDGTIPNATGAPVTRQYKPRATSTALLVGLRQKF, from the coding sequence ATGTTTTCTCGTTCGATTACCGGCACCACCGGCGCCGCCGCCCTGGCCTTCGCGCTTGCCGCGACGCTCCCCACTTCCGCGGCGTTCGCGCAGACCGAGGCCGAGCCAGGCACCTATGTGGTGGTCCGTGCCGGACCGCAGCTCGATGCCGACCTGCACATGAAGGGGGGGGATATCACATCGCCTTCGACCTTTCAGAAGAACACCGATTTCAAGACCGGCCTCGTCGGCGAAATCGGCCTGGGCTACGATCTTGGCGGTTTCCGCTTCGAGGGCACGGTGGGGTATGACACCGCCGGCGCCAATCTCGAAAAGCTCGCCAGCAAGCAGATGGCTGCGAGCGGTCGCCTCAAGACGCTGAACCTCGGCATCTCGGGCTATTACGATCTCAACCTCGGCGGCGGGCTGCGTCCCTATGTCGGCGGCGGCATCGGCGTGGCGCGTACCACGGTGAACCTCTCGCGCATCAGCGCCGTGGCGCCGACGGCAGGCACTGGCAGCACCCTGAGGGGCAGTGACTGGGGCTTCCGCTGGCATCTCGACGCCGGCGCCGGCTTCTCGCTGTCGCCCGCCACCGTCCTGGAAGTCGGCGCGCGCTATTCGAACGTCAACCGCCTGAGCATTGACGGTACCATACCCAATGCCACCGGCGCGCCTGTGACCCGGCAGTACAAGCCGCGCGCAACCTCCACGGCGTTGCTGGTCGGTCTGCGGCAGAAGTTCTGA
- a CDS encoding DUF805 domain-containing protein, whose translation MTEETEERWVAIAAHATRPLLLYASFSGRASREEFGWFLLAALLMLATSYLLDWLILSSSAWAHPDFFRLSSMALLLSPTLAVTVRRLRDIASEPRSVQCKE comes from the coding sequence ATGACGGAGGAAACGGAAGAGCGATGGGTGGCGATCGCCGCCCATGCGACGCGACCGCTCCTGCTCTATGCGAGCTTCAGCGGCCGCGCATCGCGGGAAGAATTCGGCTGGTTCCTGCTTGCCGCGCTGCTGATGCTGGCGACGAGCTATCTGCTCGACTGGCTGATACTCTCCTCATCCGCATGGGCGCATCCCGATTTCTTCCGCCTGTCGAGCATGGCACTGCTTCTGTCGCCCACGCTGGCCGTCACCGTTCGGCGCTTGCGCGACATCGCTTCGGAACCGCGCTCTGTTCAGTGCAAGGAATAG
- a CDS encoding FecR domain-containing protein has protein sequence MRDEAVSWFVRLRECDDESVWLEHQGWLEADSAHAAAYSAVERIWIESEDLPLLDAEEPASAEVIDLGARRAERSAKYRYWLPAAVAAAMVGAVTLQSGLLRFGPSGETYRTDTVGTRTVTLADGSRIVLNRNTEVTVHIGQDKRSAELVSGEVAFDIRHEAKRPFVVAAGGREIRVLGTEFDVLNQAGMFGVAVRRGLVAVSGAKGAETTRLPAGAALLRPAGAKADTVSRGDVDDAFAWMQGRLVYTDRPLDAVARDLARYDGGVVSVDPALRDIRVTGVIRIGDPATLDHQLEQLLPIRIEERDGQRAIVPARR, from the coding sequence ATGCGAGACGAGGCCGTTTCCTGGTTCGTCAGGCTCCGGGAGTGCGATGACGAGTCGGTCTGGCTCGAACATCAGGGCTGGCTGGAGGCGGATTCGGCACATGCAGCGGCGTATTCGGCGGTCGAACGCATCTGGATCGAAAGCGAGGATCTTCCCCTGCTCGATGCTGAAGAGCCCGCCTCAGCCGAGGTGATCGACCTGGGCGCCCGACGCGCCGAGCGATCGGCCAAATATCGCTATTGGCTTCCTGCCGCCGTTGCCGCGGCGATGGTCGGCGCGGTGACGCTTCAGTCCGGCCTGCTTCGGTTCGGCCCGTCGGGCGAAACCTATCGCACCGATACCGTCGGCACCCGCACCGTGACGCTGGCTGACGGTTCGCGGATCGTGCTCAACCGCAACACTGAAGTCACCGTCCATATCGGCCAGGACAAGCGATCCGCGGAACTGGTCTCAGGCGAGGTCGCATTCGATATCAGGCACGAGGCAAAGCGCCCCTTCGTCGTTGCGGCCGGCGGCCGCGAAATCCGGGTATTGGGAACCGAATTCGACGTGCTGAACCAGGCGGGCATGTTCGGCGTGGCCGTGCGGCGCGGTCTGGTGGCGGTATCCGGCGCGAAGGGTGCGGAGACGACCCGGCTTCCTGCCGGTGCGGCGCTGCTGCGCCCCGCCGGAGCGAAGGCCGACACGGTTTCGCGCGGCGATGTCGACGATGCTTTTGCCTGGATGCAGGGGCGGCTGGTTTATACTGACCGACCGCTCGACGCCGTCGCGCGCGATCTGGCACGCTATGACGGCGGGGTGGTCAGCGTCGACCCGGCGCTGCGGGATATTCGCGTGACCGGGGTCATCAGGATCGGCGATCCGGCGACGCTCGACCACCAGCTGGAGCAGCTCCTCCCCATCAGAATCGAGGAACGCGATGGCCAGCGCGCAATCGTGCCGGCCCGGCGTTAG
- a CDS encoding BA14K family protein gives MKMAIPGFRKLSLSVAMAAYLSGAVSVDGVAYAQDRQDSPRRERGGDNWSSRDCDRFENRDSRWCRRDRDDERRRHEKERERHKDDVAKGAVAGAVGVLLVGGIVAALASSGKDKEKRARERRRYCVDRYGSYDERTDTYRASDGRWYPCE, from the coding sequence ATGAAGATGGCTATTCCCGGATTCCGTAAATTGTCTCTTTCAGTGGCGATGGCAGCCTATTTGTCGGGTGCTGTTTCCGTCGATGGCGTCGCGTATGCGCAAGACAGGCAGGATTCGCCGCGGCGTGAACGGGGCGGTGACAACTGGTCGTCGCGCGACTGCGACCGCTTCGAAAATCGCGATTCCCGCTGGTGTCGGCGCGACCGGGACGACGAGCGGCGGCGGCACGAAAAAGAGCGCGAGCGCCACAAGGACGATGTCGCCAAGGGCGCGGTCGCAGGCGCGGTAGGGGTTCTCCTTGTCGGAGGGATCGTCGCCGCGCTCGCGAGCAGCGGAAAGGACAAGGAGAAGCGTGCACGGGAGCGGCGGCGCTACTGCGTCGATCGCTACGGCAGCTATGACGAGCGGACCGATACCTATCGCGCGAGCGATGGCCGCTGGTATCCGTGCGAATGA